Proteins encoded by one window of Salmonirosea aquatica:
- a CDS encoding GumC family protein gives MTRPPVVIHQYQAPESFFLQDLLRQSFQKWPWFLVALVISMGLCYSYFVYKQPIYQVSAKLLIKDQQKGIEEINTQNEGSALLTKKNIENEIEVLYSSILMKRVVEKLNLTVRYYEPKQLGNWEIFETVPFDIKYIKATPLLYSKDLEISFPTPSTMRIDNIEYPVGKPILTAYGMLLVTPKQPLTNKNQLFKLRFVPIKQRVEQLLKELKVEPADKNSTVVQLTIEDVLPTRGEAVLTQLLREYTQASILEKNELAATTLHFIDQRIKDLSAEVVRVENQVESYKSTQKITDLSNQADNLLKTAQDNDTQVNQVMIQLATLDDLEKYMKNQAGKRSISPSTLGLQDQALIGSVERLNQLEQERTELEKLTSDQNFLVNKLTNQINARRLSIQENIQTMRTMLNSSKQQLQNRNAVLESQIRTIPQQERALIDITRQQTIKNELYTYMLKKREEMALSLGAAFSDNLIIDPPKSTSDPIKPVKIKILGFFILVGLSCPLGVIAGKKIFGKQKGIEQQIAVPISGEIIQDPLAQSLVVSSMHQSSISEQIQGLRVNLLLMQSQSSQGLVLLITSIISGEEKTMLSQNLGASLALANFPTVLVEMDLRSPRLYKNFGVSNKLGISNYLKGECEIEAIIQPIPGYDQLYLVSSGFVDSSPDELICNPKLTRLLNALKQRFAFVLVDTTPSSIISDVQLLAPFADTTLFVVRHDITPKNCLQIIDYINLENRFSRPLIVLNDVPEEASYHLNYKPEQAHYYSS, from the coding sequence ATGACTCGTCCACCGGTAGTTATCCATCAATATCAAGCACCTGAAAGCTTCTTTCTCCAAGATCTTTTGAGGCAGTCATTCCAAAAATGGCCTTGGTTTCTAGTGGCGCTGGTCATTTCAATGGGGCTATGCTACTCATATTTTGTTTATAAACAGCCAATATACCAAGTCTCTGCCAAATTATTAATTAAAGACCAGCAAAAAGGAATCGAGGAAATTAATACACAGAATGAGGGCTCAGCTTTGTTGACAAAAAAAAATATCGAGAATGAAATAGAGGTTTTGTACTCATCTATCCTGATGAAGCGGGTTGTTGAGAAACTGAACCTTACGGTTCGTTACTATGAACCGAAACAGTTAGGAAATTGGGAGATCTTCGAAACTGTTCCTTTCGACATTAAGTACATTAAAGCTACTCCACTTTTATATTCTAAAGATTTAGAAATTTCTTTTCCGACTCCTAGTACAATGCGTATTGATAACATAGAGTATCCGGTTGGAAAGCCGATTTTAACTGCATATGGTATGCTCCTTGTTACTCCCAAACAACCACTGACTAATAAAAATCAGCTATTCAAGTTACGATTTGTGCCAATTAAACAGCGGGTCGAACAATTGTTGAAAGAACTGAAAGTTGAACCTGCGGACAAAAACTCTACTGTTGTTCAATTAACAATCGAGGACGTTTTACCCACCAGAGGAGAGGCTGTCTTAACGCAGCTTCTTAGGGAGTATACGCAAGCTTCCATATTGGAAAAAAATGAACTAGCGGCTACCACACTCCATTTCATTGACCAGCGCATTAAAGATCTATCAGCCGAAGTGGTTCGAGTTGAAAATCAAGTAGAGTCCTATAAATCAACCCAGAAGATAACGGATTTAAGCAATCAGGCGGATAATCTCTTAAAAACCGCACAGGATAATGACACACAGGTCAATCAGGTTATGATTCAGCTTGCCACCCTTGACGATCTTGAAAAATATATGAAAAATCAAGCGGGGAAACGTAGCATTTCTCCCTCCACCCTAGGATTGCAGGACCAGGCATTGATTGGCTCGGTTGAACGACTGAATCAGCTTGAGCAAGAACGCACTGAACTTGAAAAGCTCACCTCTGACCAAAACTTCTTAGTAAATAAATTAACAAATCAAATAAATGCAAGACGCTTGAGTATTCAGGAAAATATTCAAACAATGCGCACGATGCTTAACAGCTCAAAACAGCAATTGCAAAATAGAAATGCGGTGTTAGAGTCTCAGATTCGTACTATACCTCAACAAGAACGAGCATTGATTGATATAACCCGGCAGCAAACTATCAAGAATGAATTATACACATACATGCTGAAAAAGCGGGAAGAGATGGCACTTTCACTGGGGGCAGCTTTTTCCGATAACCTTATTATTGACCCACCAAAATCGACTAGTGATCCAATTAAACCTGTAAAAATTAAGATTTTGGGCTTTTTTATTTTAGTCGGGCTCTCTTGTCCTTTGGGAGTTATTGCCGGGAAGAAAATTTTTGGTAAGCAAAAAGGTATTGAGCAGCAAATAGCTGTTCCCATTTCAGGCGAAATTATACAAGATCCATTAGCTCAATCGCTGGTCGTCAGCAGTATGCATCAATCTTCTATTTCTGAGCAGATACAAGGCTTGAGGGTTAATCTCCTTTTGATGCAAAGTCAATCTTCTCAAGGTTTAGTTTTGTTAATAACGTCCATCATCAGTGGAGAAGAAAAAACAATGCTTTCACAAAATTTGGGGGCTAGTTTGGCTTTGGCCAATTTTCCAACTGTACTGGTAGAAATGGATCTACGCAGTCCCAGACTGTACAAAAATTTCGGCGTATCTAACAAGCTAGGAATCAGTAATTATTTAAAAGGCGAATGTGAAATCGAGGCTATTATTCAGCCGATTCCTGGTTATGACCAGCTGTATTTAGTATCCAGTGGTTTCGTAGATAGCTCACCCGATGAGCTGATTTGTAATCCTAAATTAACAAGATTACTGAATGCTTTGAAGCAGCGATTTGCATTCGTACTAGTTGATACCACACCGAGTAGTATTATATCCGATGTTCAACTACTGGCTCCGTTTGCTGATACAACGCTGTTCGTTGTCAGACATGATATTACACCTAAAAATTGTCTCCAAATAATTGACTATATCAACCTAGAAAACAGGTTCTCTAGGCCCTTGATCGTTTTAAACGATGTGCCTGAGGAAGCATCATATCACCTTAATTATAAACCCGAACAAGCACACTATTATTCCTCATAA
- a CDS encoding sugar transferase produces MLTYPELERAYIEPNNIVLSSKVTYDHFTKRLFDLVVVIILFIFLLSWLVPILSILVYCSSPGPIFFKQFRTGLNGRIFYCYKFRSMYVYGPGDFKQARRNDPRVTPIGRWLRKSNLDELPQFLNVLRGDMSLIGPRPHPLPLDAQFCYEIPDYEKRYQIHPGMTGLAQAKGVRGLTDHPLKMKHRVKYDLFYLKHRSLALDIAICWWTITSMAKGNVNAI; encoded by the coding sequence ATGTTAACCTATCCCGAACTAGAGAGAGCCTATATTGAGCCGAACAATATAGTTCTTTCTTCAAAAGTCACCTATGATCATTTTACAAAACGATTATTTGACTTGGTAGTAGTGATTATCCTGTTTATTTTCTTGTTAAGCTGGTTGGTGCCGATTCTTAGTATACTTGTTTATTGCAGTTCACCCGGTCCTATTTTTTTTAAGCAGTTTCGAACAGGACTTAATGGTCGAATTTTCTATTGTTATAAGTTTAGATCGATGTATGTCTATGGCCCAGGCGACTTTAAGCAAGCCAGAAGAAATGATCCGCGGGTAACGCCAATCGGTAGGTGGCTAAGAAAAAGCAATTTGGACGAGCTACCTCAATTTTTGAATGTTTTGAGGGGCGATATGAGTCTAATTGGTCCTCGGCCTCATCCATTGCCGTTGGATGCTCAGTTTTGTTATGAAATTCCAGACTATGAAAAGCGGTATCAAATTCATCCCGGTATGACGGGATTAGCTCAGGCAAAAGGTGTCCGTGGCTTAACAGATCACCCTTTGAAAATGAAGCATCGTGTGAAGTATGATCTTTTCTATCTAAAACACCGCAGTTTAGCACTTGACATAGCTATATGCTGGTGGACCATCACAAGCATGGCAAAAGGAAACGTTAATGCCATATAG
- a CDS encoding WecB/TagA/CpsF family glycosyltransferase, giving the protein MYYNLHSTALENNLSRSRVVCLHINAGSYHQIQEEVIAAAREKRSSSICFANVHMVVEATQNKYLADCVNNATWVVADGVPLVWAIRAIYQRKQERVTGLDFLPDLLDRACEEDLSVYFYGSTTDVLQATLHTCQQKFPSLKIAGTYSPPFRALTSEEEDLDVKRIVDSGAQLVFVALGCPRQEVWISRMRHRIPAVLLGIGGALPVLAGKFSRAPNWMQRFGLEWLFRLSQEPTRLFRRYFTTNTLFVFYFLRGHLMNK; this is encoded by the coding sequence ATGTATTACAATCTTCATTCTACTGCCCTCGAGAACAATTTGTCTCGATCTAGGGTGGTATGCCTTCATATAAATGCGGGTTCATACCACCAGATCCAGGAAGAAGTAATAGCCGCCGCTCGCGAAAAGCGTAGTAGCAGCATTTGCTTTGCTAATGTTCATATGGTTGTTGAGGCAACCCAAAATAAGTATCTAGCCGACTGTGTAAATAATGCGACCTGGGTGGTTGCAGACGGGGTTCCACTGGTCTGGGCAATTCGGGCGATCTACCAGCGTAAACAGGAACGTGTAACAGGTTTAGATTTCTTACCGGATCTGTTAGATCGAGCTTGTGAGGAGGATTTATCTGTTTATTTTTATGGTAGTACTACTGATGTTCTACAGGCTACACTCCACACCTGCCAGCAAAAATTTCCTTCATTAAAGATCGCTGGTACTTATTCCCCACCTTTCCGTGCACTTACATCCGAAGAAGAAGACCTTGACGTTAAACGAATCGTTGATTCTGGAGCGCAGTTGGTTTTCGTTGCGCTTGGATGCCCTCGGCAAGAAGTATGGATTTCCCGAATGCGACACCGTATTCCTGCTGTTTTATTAGGAATTGGGGGAGCGTTGCCGGTTTTGGCTGGTAAATTTTCCCGTGCTCCTAATTGGATGCAAAGATTTGGCTTAGAGTGGCTCTTTCGTCTTAGCCAAGAGCCGACCCGACTATTCCGAAGGTACTTTACAACGAATACTCTATTTGTTTTTTATTTCCTACGTGGACATTTAATGAACAAGTGA
- a CDS encoding amino acid adenylation domain-containing protein produces MVDSLLPEITTPLEFNPFEGPEIGRLTTTTEPQMEIWMACALGGEDANRAYNESVSLRFQGVPERAALEKSVRELIRRHESLRSAFSADGRQMIIFRDLPVQVQFEDYSVKPPTEQAQAVAHYLRQEAEYCFDLLHGPLFKAALLMVSADDSYLILTAHHIICDGWSMGILMQDLGTLYSANVQNQFVNLPEPVLFGEFAEAQISFEQSPQYAQIQKFWLDLYKQGVPVVDVPTDFPRPRVRTYKSHRLDFDLDETLVSALKNRGREAGCSFVTTLVTIFDVWLHRLTGQDTISIGLPAAGQSVTGDYRLVGHCVNLLPLRSHLPEGIRFIDFLKQRKSELIDAYDHQRLTFGSLLKKLAIARESSRIPLVPVIFNVDMGLSDGVSFHGLTYQLMSNPRAYENFELFVNASGSEKSLTLEWSYNTQLFKPETIRAMMAGFENLLREVIANPLISVNTLQWSVTNKPVEAPAQQEPIPASPQQPLHRLLAQTAAQFPEKTALEFQHQKLTYRYLHETANQLATYFIKQGIQRGDIVGVALDRSPEMLISLLAILKAGAAYLPLDPSYPHDRIAYMLTDSSARMVITSQKYAGRLNMSVVEIEVEKALAESSRLNISEPAIAAGSNDLAYILYTSGSTGRPKGVLIEHHNVVNLLTSIIDWPGITPGDRLLGVTTISFDIAVLELFLPLLVGATLVLADTETTRDGRLLLEIIKKEKISIIQATPATYKMMLAAGWDTPLPLKVLCCGEPLAKDLAQKLMARCASLWNMYGPTETTIYSTGKQILPSDNLITIGRPIHNTQVYILDDAGNQLGIGSVGEITIAGAGVARGYHNRPELNTEKFVKNQFGDGLLYRTGDLGKWTATGEIHCLGRIDQQVKIRGYRIELGEIDHALLKSSDIKDAVVVAREDRPGYPHLVAYVVPKTTPGEREFSEWRKRWKQQVKDFLPDYMVPSEFVLLPQLPLTPNGKIDRKALPKPENESQLAAPVVVRPQTKEEELVAAIWSDVLGLETINDTDDFFELGGHSLIAVQVMTRIEQETGKRLPLSTLFEYPTISKLAALLQTDKKATSWKSLVPIKPTGNKMPIYFVHGDGLNVLNFNSVANKMDSDQPVYGFQALGLDGQDEPLDNMEDMAAFYVSELLEQNPTGPYALAGYSFGGYIAVEMARILYAMDKEIRLLGILDTDTEIVTSHLLDASNLYKRIRRQFPKLIWVIRSFIHDPAHTIAYQKKFYRRKITEILEAIGLREKSKPDDMLYYLAPIKANLEKAYEKHIIRPFDGHVTLFRARKRSYFVMDFAFLGWKKYALKGVTVYEVPGNHNTMFHAPNDQETARIIQAALNESEKVSEK; encoded by the coding sequence ATGGTCGACTCCCTCTTACCTGAAATCACCACTCCATTAGAATTTAACCCATTTGAGGGCCCCGAGATAGGTCGGTTAACGACAACTACTGAGCCGCAGATGGAAATCTGGATGGCCTGCGCATTAGGCGGCGAAGATGCCAACCGGGCCTACAACGAGTCGGTTTCTCTCCGCTTCCAGGGCGTTCCCGAGCGGGCTGCCTTGGAAAAATCCGTACGAGAGCTCATCAGGCGACATGAGTCGCTCCGCTCCGCTTTCAGTGCCGATGGTCGGCAGATGATTATCTTTCGCGACCTGCCTGTCCAGGTGCAATTCGAAGATTATTCTGTAAAACCACCTACTGAACAGGCCCAAGCCGTGGCCCACTATCTCCGGCAGGAGGCCGAATATTGCTTCGATCTGCTGCATGGGCCTTTATTCAAAGCGGCTTTGTTGATGGTTTCAGCGGACGATTCGTATCTGATCTTGACCGCCCATCACATCATCTGTGATGGTTGGTCGATGGGTATATTAATGCAGGATTTGGGTACATTATATTCAGCAAACGTTCAGAATCAATTCGTTAATTTGCCTGAACCGGTTCTGTTTGGAGAATTTGCTGAGGCACAGATTTCATTTGAACAAAGTCCGCAATACGCGCAGATTCAAAAGTTCTGGCTCGACTTATACAAACAAGGCGTTCCAGTGGTCGACGTGCCGACTGATTTCCCACGCCCTCGCGTCCGTACCTACAAAAGTCATCGATTAGACTTTGATCTGGACGAAACGCTGGTATCTGCCCTAAAAAATAGGGGCCGCGAAGCCGGATGTAGTTTCGTCACCACGTTAGTCACGATTTTTGACGTATGGCTGCACCGCTTGACCGGTCAGGATACGATCAGCATTGGATTACCAGCAGCGGGGCAATCTGTCACGGGTGACTACCGGCTTGTTGGACATTGTGTTAATTTGCTACCCCTGCGTTCGCACCTGCCGGAAGGAATTCGGTTTATAGATTTTCTAAAGCAACGTAAGTCCGAGTTAATTGATGCCTACGATCACCAACGGCTGACATTTGGTAGTTTATTGAAAAAACTTGCTATCGCCCGCGAATCGTCACGGATACCGCTGGTACCGGTAATTTTCAATGTCGATATGGGTTTGTCTGATGGCGTCAGTTTTCATGGGTTGACTTACCAACTTATGAGTAACCCACGGGCATATGAAAATTTTGAATTATTTGTAAACGCGTCCGGTTCTGAGAAGTCGTTGACTTTGGAATGGTCATATAATACCCAGTTATTCAAACCTGAAACCATTCGTGCGATGATGGCTGGGTTTGAAAACCTGCTCCGTGAGGTCATTGCAAATCCATTAATAAGCGTCAATACCTTGCAATGGTCAGTGACCAATAAGCCCGTGGAGGCCCCGGCTCAGCAGGAACCAATACCTGCTTCGCCACAACAGCCACTCCATCGACTGCTGGCTCAAACCGCAGCACAGTTTCCGGAAAAAACCGCTCTTGAATTTCAGCACCAGAAGCTGACATACCGGTATTTGCATGAAACAGCGAATCAGTTAGCAACGTATTTTATTAAGCAAGGCATCCAAAGAGGCGACATCGTTGGGGTAGCCCTCGACCGTTCGCCCGAAATGCTGATTTCGCTGCTGGCCATCCTGAAAGCTGGAGCGGCTTACCTACCTCTTGACCCGTCCTATCCACACGACCGGATTGCCTACATGTTGACCGATTCGTCGGCCCGAATGGTCATTACTTCTCAAAAATACGCTGGTCGATTGAATATGTCAGTCGTGGAAATCGAGGTGGAAAAAGCATTGGCCGAATCGTCCAGGTTAAACATAAGTGAGCCAGCTATAGCCGCTGGAAGTAACGATTTAGCCTATATCTTGTATACTTCTGGCTCAACGGGTAGGCCTAAGGGGGTATTGATCGAGCATCATAACGTTGTCAATTTGTTAACGAGCATAATCGATTGGCCAGGTATTACACCGGGCGACCGTTTGCTTGGGGTTACTACGATATCATTTGACATTGCCGTTTTGGAATTGTTTCTACCCCTCTTGGTCGGCGCGACGCTCGTACTCGCTGATACCGAAACAACCCGCGATGGTCGTCTGCTGCTGGAAATCATTAAAAAAGAAAAGATCTCAATTATTCAGGCTACGCCCGCGACCTACAAAATGATGCTGGCGGCTGGCTGGGATACGCCCCTGCCGCTGAAGGTACTGTGTTGTGGAGAACCATTGGCGAAAGATTTGGCCCAAAAGCTGATGGCTCGATGTGCTTCGCTGTGGAACATGTACGGCCCAACGGAGACAACCATTTATTCAACGGGAAAGCAAATCCTCCCCTCTGACAATTTAATTACGATTGGGCGGCCCATTCATAATACCCAAGTGTACATTCTGGATGATGCCGGAAACCAGCTAGGCATTGGATCGGTAGGCGAAATTACCATTGCCGGGGCGGGCGTGGCGCGTGGATACCATAACCGGCCCGAACTGAATACTGAAAAGTTTGTTAAAAACCAGTTTGGCGATGGATTACTTTATCGCACCGGCGATTTAGGCAAATGGACGGCCACTGGGGAGATTCATTGTTTGGGCCGAATAGATCAGCAAGTCAAGATTAGAGGGTATCGTATTGAACTTGGTGAGATTGACCATGCTCTATTGAAGAGTAGCGATATTAAAGACGCCGTGGTGGTAGCCCGTGAGGATCGGCCCGGCTATCCGCATCTGGTCGCGTATGTAGTGCCAAAAACTACCCCTGGTGAGAGGGAATTCTCCGAATGGCGCAAACGTTGGAAACAGCAAGTGAAGGATTTTTTGCCGGATTACATGGTGCCGAGTGAGTTCGTCCTGTTACCCCAACTACCACTTACGCCCAATGGGAAAATTGATAGGAAGGCATTACCTAAACCGGAAAATGAAAGCCAATTGGCGGCTCCGGTAGTCGTTCGGCCACAGACGAAAGAAGAAGAATTGGTAGCGGCCATTTGGTCGGATGTTCTCGGACTAGAAACAATCAACGATACTGACGATTTTTTTGAGCTTGGTGGACATTCGCTGATTGCCGTGCAGGTCATGACCCGAATCGAGCAAGAAACCGGGAAACGGCTGCCACTTTCCACACTTTTCGAGTATCCAACCATCTCGAAACTAGCTGCCCTGCTGCAAACTGATAAAAAAGCAACATCCTGGAAATCGCTGGTACCTATAAAGCCCACAGGTAACAAAATGCCGATCTACTTCGTCCATGGTGATGGATTGAATGTATTGAATTTCAATAGTGTAGCCAATAAAATGGACTCAGATCAGCCAGTATATGGTTTCCAGGCGCTGGGGCTCGACGGGCAGGACGAGCCATTGGATAATATGGAAGACATGGCTGCTTTTTACGTCAGTGAACTGCTTGAACAGAATCCGACAGGCCCCTATGCACTGGCCGGTTACTCCTTCGGGGGCTACATTGCCGTAGAAATGGCACGAATCCTTTACGCAATGGATAAGGAAATTCGTCTGCTGGGCATCTTAGATACGGACACGGAAATTGTGACCTCGCATTTGCTGGATGCCAGTAATCTTTACAAACGCATCCGGCGGCAGTTTCCCAAGCTAATATGGGTGATTCGTTCATTTATACACGATCCTGCGCATACGATTGCCTATCAGAAGAAGTTTTACAGACGAAAAATAACTGAAATTTTAGAGGCCATTGGTCTGCGGGAAAAATCGAAGCCGGACGATATGTTGTATTATTTAGCCCCTATTAAGGCAAATTTGGAAAAAGCGTATGAAAAGCACATTATCAGGCCTTTTGATGGTCACGTTACTTTGTTCCGGGCTCGAAAACGCTCCTACTTTGTCATGGATTTTGCTTTTTTGGGTTGGAAAAAATATGCACTTAAAGGAGTGACGGTTTATGAGGTGCCTGGCAATCATAACACAATGTTTCATGCGCCGAACGACCAAGAAACTGCTCGAATCATTCAAGCAGCTTTGAACGAAAGTGAGAAAGTGAGTGAGAAATGA
- a CDS encoding choice-of-anchor Q domain-containing protein yields MKQLVLCALLVLSSYPWCWATNYFVSPAGDNRNAGLSTNTPKQTIQAAADLTAPGDTVFVMSGVYTNECSNCAVAELTRSGTSSAYIVYMNYPGHRPKVHFTGWQGFYILNGASYIRITGFEIEGYSTALTLTEALNQPGSCNDSSKSNPDPRFNGYGIGVDGRIGEHPHHLVFTHNNIHHCGGAAIGVNQADYLTIEDNTVYNNCWYSIYATSGITLYQLWNFDMQAGYHNVIRRNICFNNRQEVPWPAGNCQITDGNGIIIDDNQNQQNDSKIGPYNGRTLIENNIVWHNGGAGILLFLSKHVDVVHNTTYWNNQSDAINVGQILANHSDDIRIFNNILVSLPGKKINTGEENQMIEYGNNLHFGGGDASFFNTTCLIADPKFLNAGSQLTSDFRLSAGSPAINAGSSQLTNSFDYSRRKRPVGNVPDIGAYEYSGRLSGGSTPQAMKPSVLIFPNPVGDTRTVTIDSDQIFNEVVVYSENGQELSRYAVKESHVNLALPHIRIPVILLIEIRMQNGYISGHKILIK; encoded by the coding sequence ATGAAGCAGTTAGTTCTTTGTGCTTTGTTGGTATTATCATCTTATCCCTGGTGCTGGGCTACTAATTATTTTGTTAGTCCGGCGGGAGATAACCGCAATGCAGGGCTCTCAACGAACACGCCCAAACAAACCATTCAAGCGGCGGCCGATCTAACCGCTCCCGGCGATACGGTGTTTGTCATGAGTGGAGTGTACACAAATGAGTGCTCGAATTGTGCAGTTGCCGAGTTGACGCGGAGCGGTACATCATCTGCCTACATTGTATATATGAATTATCCCGGACATAGGCCTAAGGTACATTTCACAGGATGGCAGGGTTTTTATATACTCAACGGCGCAAGCTATATCAGAATTACCGGGTTTGAAATTGAAGGGTATTCTACAGCACTTACGCTCACAGAGGCACTAAACCAGCCTGGGAGTTGCAACGACTCTAGCAAGTCAAATCCTGATCCACGGTTCAATGGCTACGGTATTGGCGTCGACGGCCGTATCGGTGAGCATCCCCATCATCTGGTTTTTACCCATAACAACATCCATCATTGCGGCGGGGCAGCAATAGGGGTGAATCAGGCCGACTATTTAACAATCGAGGATAATACTGTCTATAATAATTGTTGGTACAGTATATACGCCACCAGTGGTATTACACTTTATCAGTTATGGAATTTTGACATGCAAGCAGGGTACCATAATGTTATTCGACGCAATATTTGCTTTAACAATCGACAGGAAGTGCCCTGGCCAGCAGGAAATTGCCAAATAACAGATGGTAACGGTATTATTATTGATGACAATCAAAACCAACAAAATGACTCGAAAATTGGACCTTATAATGGCCGGACGCTGATCGAAAACAATATCGTATGGCACAATGGGGGAGCAGGTATTCTGCTTTTTCTGAGTAAGCATGTGGATGTGGTGCATAACACGACATACTGGAACAATCAAAGCGATGCCATCAATGTTGGACAAATTCTGGCGAATCATAGTGATGACATCCGAATTTTTAATAATATTCTAGTATCCCTTCCTGGTAAAAAGATTAATACTGGTGAAGAGAACCAGATGATTGAATATGGTAATAACCTTCACTTCGGAGGCGGCGATGCCAGCTTCTTCAATACTACTTGTCTCATTGCAGACCCCAAGTTCTTAAATGCCGGTTCGCAACTAACATCCGATTTTCGATTGAGTGCTGGTAGCCCAGCCATTAATGCAGGCTCATCGCAACTGACAAATTCATTTGACTATTCGAGAAGAAAACGCCCCGTAGGCAACGTGCCTGACATTGGAGCCTATGAGTATTCGGGTAGATTATCAGGCGGGTCTACTCCACAAGCGATGAAGCCCAGTGTTTTGATTTTCCCCAATCCAGTAGGTGATACACGTACGGTTACTATTGATTCTGATCAAATATTTAATGAGGTAGTTGTCTATAGCGAAAACGGACAGGAGCTCTCGAGGTACGCCGTTAAAGAGAGTCATGTGAACTTAGCCTTACCACACATAAGAATTCCAGTTATTTTATTGATAGAGATTCGGATGCAAAACGGTTATATCTCGGGCCATAAAATCCTAATAAAGTAA
- a CDS encoding polysaccharide biosynthesis/export family protein encodes MRKLIRLIGFVITSSVLMNCSSPKSVIMFQSANQRENTLSLPPVYEQTIKVGDNLSIQINTLSTQASALFNSYAPASQSEQGNLPNSSSTGRGYRVDHDGYITIPVIGKVEVNGLTNSLAETLIQDKLKPQFNELSVSVRNQNFRISVLGEVARPGFFPINSEQITLPEALGLAGDITIYGRRTNVMVIREENGHKTFTKIDMTKRDFFRSSYYYLHSNDVVYVEPSKNRLASTDRIYVIAPLIVGTLTSLAIFFTRF; translated from the coding sequence ATGAGAAAACTAATAAGGTTGATAGGGTTTGTAATCACCTCGTCTGTTTTAATGAATTGCAGCTCTCCAAAAAGTGTAATAATGTTTCAGTCAGCAAATCAAAGAGAGAACACACTTAGTTTGCCACCCGTGTATGAACAGACTATTAAAGTAGGTGATAATCTGTCGATTCAAATCAATACCCTTAGCACGCAGGCTTCTGCACTGTTTAATTCCTATGCCCCCGCTTCCCAAAGTGAGCAGGGCAATTTACCAAATTCATCTTCAACAGGGAGAGGCTATCGGGTTGACCATGACGGATATATCACTATTCCAGTAATTGGAAAAGTAGAAGTGAATGGGCTAACTAATTCGCTGGCAGAAACGCTCATTCAGGATAAGTTAAAGCCACAATTCAATGAGTTGAGCGTGAGCGTTCGAAATCAGAACTTCCGAATCTCAGTATTGGGAGAAGTGGCTCGTCCAGGTTTTTTTCCCATCAACAGCGAACAAATTACCCTGCCCGAAGCATTAGGGCTGGCCGGCGATATCACTATTTATGGTCGAAGAACGAATGTAATGGTAATTCGGGAGGAGAACGGTCATAAAACCTTTACTAAAATTGATATGACAAAGCGTGATTTTTTTCGCTCATCCTACTACTACCTGCATTCAAATGATGTTGTCTACGTTGAGCCAAGTAAAAATCGACTTGCCAGTACAGATCGTATTTATGTGATTGCACCGCTCATTGTCGGTACACTCACTTCTCTGGCCATATTTTTTACTAGGTTTTAA